The window CCCCCGATCAGCCGATTACAGGCAATATCGACAATATCATCAAGTTTACGGGGACGCTTGACCAACCGCACGCAGTCGGCTATGTCCATTTCTATCGTGGGAGCTATGCGGGTGCGGTGCTCTCCGGAATGGACGGCGACTACTTCCTGGAGGATGGGATCATCCGTGTGCAGGTGTTCCACATCTATTCGCCGATGGTGGATATGGTGCTGAACGGCACGATCAATACGCAGGGGTTGCTTGATTTCGACGCAGAGGTACGCGATCTCGACATGAAGCGTTTCGAGCACAAGCTGCCCTATGAGGTCGCGGGGCATGGCTTGTTCAAGGGCAAGGTCGGCGGGACGATCTCACGCCCCATTTTCCGCGGAGAGCTGAATGCCGATGCGATTACGATGAATGGCGTGGAGCTGCGTGAGGTTCATGGATTCGTCCACTATGAAAACGGGATGATCGACATGGAGCGCACGGGCTTCCGACAGGGGGCGGATGCCTCTGTGTCCGCGCATCTGCGTTACGATACGGAGACGCGTTCCATGCGCGGCACACTGGACATCGTGCAGATGGATGTGGAGGCGCTGCTTGCGCTCGCCAATCAGAAGGAAAACAGGCTGACGGGGGCGATCACGAGCAAGGTGCAGCTGGGCGGGTCGCTGGACAACCCGTCGATCACCCTGTCCGGCGAAATCGCCGAGGGAACGCTCGCCTCCTATCCGATCAGCAATGTGGAGATTGATGCCTCGCTTGCCGACCGCGTGTTGACGCTGCGGCGGCTTTCGGGGAAACAGGAGCAGGGATCGTTTTCCGCTGTCGGTACGGCGGCGTTTGACGGCACCGCCGATATGGATGTGACGGCATCCGATCTTGCGCTTGGGCTCTTTGCACGCTTTGCGGGGGTTGAGGATGCTGTGACGGGGACGGTGTCGCTGACGGCGCACATCGGCGGCAGGACGCAGAACCCCACGGCAGATGTCAAGCTCACGGCGAAGAACGGCGGTGCACGCGGCGCATCGTTTGATGAGCTGACGAGCAGGATGCAGCTGCGCAATGAGGTCATTCATCTGAATGAGCTGACGGTGACGAAGTATATGGACGGCATTGCCTATGTAGCGAGCGCCCACGGGAAGCTGCCCCTGCGTGCGCTCACGGCGGAGGACGATCAAGCGTCGGATGTTCGGGAGGAGTTCGATCTGACGCTCTCGCTCGACCATGCGGATCTCTCGCTCCTGCCTGTATTCTCGGAGCAGGTGGAATGGGCGCTTGGGCGTACGGAGGGCAGGTTGAAACTGTCCGGAACACGTGTCGCGCCTCGTCTGACAGGGACGCTGAATGTGCGGGGCGGTGCGGTGAAGCTGCGCTTTTTCGAGCACCCCCTGACGGATATGGAGATTGCGGTGGATGCGCTTGGCGAATCCGTTTCCGTGCGTACGTGTACGGGACACATGGGTACGGGAACGTACCAGCTGACGGGGCGCATGGGGCTTGCGGGCGGGCGGCCGACGGCGTATGATTTTACGTTTGTGATGGATGCGCTCGCGGTCAAGACATCGTTTTTCGACGGCCCTCTGAGCGGTACGCTGCATCTCACGGAGGGGGAATACTGGGGGGAGAAACTGCCGCAGGTTTCGGGGACGATCAACATGGATCGCGCACTTGTCACGATTCCGTCGATTCCGGAGACGGACGACGCATTGCCGCACATCATCCTCGATGTGGGGCTGATGGTTGACCGACATGTGCATTTCTTCAGTCCGAACCTCTATGACATACACCCGTCCGGCTTTGTTCACTTCGGCGGTACGACGCAGCACCCGCACACGACGGGCATGATTGGTGTGCGGCGCGGAGATACGGTCAGCTACCTCCGAACGGTGTTCAAGATCCGCGAGGGGACGGCGACGTTCAACCAGCCGGAGTCGTTCCTCCCGGAGATCGCATTTTTCGCTGAGGCGCGCCTCACGCATACGCGCGTATTCCTCTCGGCGCATGGTCCGCTCGACCATATGGACTTCCGTCTTGGATCCAGTCCTGAGATGTCGGAGGAGGAGATCATCCGTATGCTGACGCTGCGCAGTGCCTATCATAGCGGTGAGGGCAGCCTGACGGCGGCGGATATACTTTCGATCGGCCTTCAGATGAGCGTCCTCTCGGAGGTGGAGGATTCGGTGAAGAATTTCCTCCATCTGGATGTGCTGCGCCTTTCGAGCGGGAGCGGCACGCTGTTCGAGACGAGGGACGAGGAAGCGGTGAAAAAGAGCGGCGATGAGTATAATATCGAGGTGGGCAAGTATTTCGGCGATCATGTGCTCATGCACTATGTGCAGGGGCTTGGCGCGGCATCGAACAAGTATCGGTACGGCATCCAGTACGATTTCAGTGACAAGTTCGGTATATCATATGACCGCGAGGGATCGGAACAGCTGATCAGCGTGGAGGCGCGGTTCCGGTTTTAGGAAATCGTTTGAGGATGGTGCAGCACAAAGAAGGAGGTGTGCCCATGTTTTCGGATTATGTAAAAAAACTCTCCGATGTGCAGAAACTCACGACGGAGGAGGAGCGGGAGCTGTGGTGCGCCTACAAGGAGCGCGGCGATGAGGCGGCGCGGCGGCGGCTCATCGAGTCCTATCAGCCGCTCGTCTTTCGCGAGGTCATGCCGTATCGTACCCTGCCCGCCGTGATGGATGCGGTGCAGGAGGGGACGATCGGTCTCATTGAGGCGGTGGAGCACTATGAGCCGATACGCGGCGTGGCGTTCAGCCTCTATGCCGTGCATCGTGTGCGCGGACGTATTCGGAACTTCCTTCGCCGTGAGGGGCAGGCCGATCTGCCCTGCCTTGAGGCACAGACGGGGGCGGCGGAGACGGCAAAGGAACTGCTGGTCGATGTGCGCCCCTCCGTGGCGGAGGTGGTGGAACACCATGCGCTTGTCGGCGTGCTCGGCGCGGCGATGGAGCGACTGCCGACGCGGGAGAGACTTGTGCTTGAGGGCGTGACAATCGGCGGTGCGCCTGCGCGAACCATGGCGGACACGCTCGGCGTGACCCCTGCGCAGATCTATCGGCTGCAAAAGAACGGCATTCGCCGCATACGTGGAATGCTCTCGCGCTTCATGCAGCATTGGTCGTGTGATAATTAAAATTTTTGTTTCTTGAATCTGTCCTATGGACTGTAGTATAATGGCAGTGCTGAATTTGTCAGTGCTTCCTTGGGAAAGGAGGCGCGGCGATGGATATGGAGCGCAGAGAACGCGCGAAATCCATTCGTGCGGCGCGGGATTGGCTCACGGGGGCGGAGAATGCCATCGCGGGTGAGGATGATCTTGCGGGCGACCTGAAGGTCATGCTCGCGCGTGCGGAGCTTGCGCGTATGGCGGCGGATCGGCGGGCGTGTCTGCGTCGATGGGGGCTGCGGTTGCTGCCGCCGCTTGCTGCGGCGGCAGTTCTTGCATACATACTGTGGCAGCCGCCGGCGGAGGAGATGTCCGCCCCCGCTCGGGCGCAGAGCGCAGAGCAGCGCGTGGAAGCGCCTGCCCCTGTGACGGAGAAGGCGGCGCGGCAGGAGTCTTCGCCCGCCGAGTATGAGCCTCCGTCTCCTGCCGAGCGTCCTGTGCAGCAGCCGGTGGAACGCGTGCAGGAGCAGCCTCCCGCAGCCGATGCTTCTGTGCCGCCCCCTGCGGAAGCGGTGCAGCATATGCCGGCACGTGTGCCGGATGCGGATATGCAGCGTCTGATGCAGGTCGGAGGCAAAATTTTACGGGAGTAATCCGATGCCCGTCCCTTGGGGCGGTATGCAGGGAATCACTGATTATTGT of the Selenomonas dianae genome contains:
- a CDS encoding translocation/assembly module TamB domain-containing protein; the protein is MRRKAYIGALVLAAVLVCAAVLLHMVRAQSFMEQAGRMAERLAAEKLGTAVHIGAVEVRSLHELTIDDIVIYDKQAEPVLRADEARVTLRLLSLLSAPETAVDEIFLTGARAQIVRRADGTWNYADIGADDAQPSTFEGRVRVEGASAAITADGRTYELDQIAGTVEIDGADLSYDAAGVFAGIALRARGQNAGGTQVVEFAADQAGLLPLLDELPSETLPAEVQIHALNADHLRVNLRRTDGVLTLDGRVDGMRGTADVYGVAMALKSSALTFNERSVFLAATAEAAGQTARVDGTIRLDADAPYLDLMVRAQDFAVDQIRADSPYTGAVTADVHVTGTLAAPMAEGKLSAADGAVDGVSFHTAAVDVSYADGLVSFQNLTAELFGGRVSGTGVFDTAHRSYTAHLAADGVSLAQLRRADVSLPEGLDGALHVDLGISGGMDDAAPRIYGSAEVLDGAYRNIPVERANASFAFDGSDLTIDFLSMKLPHGTELGVEGRVAGGTLLDLRFYGAHADLALLNGLDERLSFSGLADFSGEVHGDIRDPHVDMKFSATHGDLLYQPFDSLLFRADGSLSGIGIYDFSMERGGREVWLVNGTIGLAGERRIDLQIDTIGARMEDVAALVAPDQPITGNIDNIIKFTGTLDQPHAVGYVHFYRGSYAGAVLSGMDGDYFLEDGIIRVQVFHIYSPMVDMVLNGTINTQGLLDFDAEVRDLDMKRFEHKLPYEVAGHGLFKGKVGGTISRPIFRGELNADAITMNGVELREVHGFVHYENGMIDMERTGFRQGADASVSAHLRYDTETRSMRGTLDIVQMDVEALLALANQKENRLTGAITSKVQLGGSLDNPSITLSGEIAEGTLASYPISNVEIDASLADRVLTLRRLSGKQEQGSFSAVGTAAFDGTADMDVTASDLALGLFARFAGVEDAVTGTVSLTAHIGGRTQNPTADVKLTAKNGGARGASFDELTSRMQLRNEVIHLNELTVTKYMDGIAYVASAHGKLPLRALTAEDDQASDVREEFDLTLSLDHADLSLLPVFSEQVEWALGRTEGRLKLSGTRVAPRLTGTLNVRGGAVKLRFFEHPLTDMEIAVDALGESVSVRTCTGHMGTGTYQLTGRMGLAGGRPTAYDFTFVMDALAVKTSFFDGPLSGTLHLTEGEYWGEKLPQVSGTINMDRALVTIPSIPETDDALPHIILDVGLMVDRHVHFFSPNLYDIHPSGFVHFGGTTQHPHTTGMIGVRRGDTVSYLRTVFKIREGTATFNQPESFLPEIAFFAEARLTHTRVFLSAHGPLDHMDFRLGSSPEMSEEEIIRMLTLRSAYHSGEGSLTAADILSIGLQMSVLSEVEDSVKNFLHLDVLRLSSGSGTLFETRDEEAVKKSGDEYNIEVGKYFGDHVLMHYVQGLGAASNKYRYGIQYDFSDKFGISYDREGSEQLISVEARFRF
- a CDS encoding sigma-70 family RNA polymerase sigma factor; protein product: MFSDYVKKLSDVQKLTTEEERELWCAYKERGDEAARRRLIESYQPLVFREVMPYRTLPAVMDAVQEGTIGLIEAVEHYEPIRGVAFSLYAVHRVRGRIRNFLRREGQADLPCLEAQTGAAETAKELLVDVRPSVAEVVEHHALVGVLGAAMERLPTRERLVLEGVTIGGAPARTMADTLGVTPAQIYRLQKNGIRRIRGMLSRFMQHWSCDN
- a CDS encoding preprotein translocase subunit SecG, giving the protein MDMERRERAKSIRAARDWLTGAENAIAGEDDLAGDLKVMLARAELARMAADRRACLRRWGLRLLPPLAAAAVLAYILWQPPAEEMSAPARAQSAEQRVEAPAPVTEKAARQESSPAEYEPPSPAERPVQQPVERVQEQPPAADASVPPPAEAVQHMPARVPDADMQRLMQVGGKILRE